A region from the Variovorax paradoxus genome encodes:
- a CDS encoding type I polyketide synthase yields the protein MSTFNDAASEPTGLEIAIVGMAGRFPGANDVDAFWRNIRDGVESVSRFTDDQLRERGVPQSLLDDPDYVKAGVMFEGFDQFDAGFFGYTPREAENLDPQQRIFLECAWASLEHAGCDAERWPGKIGVYAGEGANVYLIRNLLPAFGLGAHTGIADLLGLMNGNSGGSLCTRVAYKLNLRGPAVTVQTACSTSLTAVHTACQALLSHDCDMALAGGVWLNLLQEGGYRYQAGAILSRDGHCRAFDADAAGTVIGSGAGVVVLKRLDEALHDGDTIHAVIKGTAANNDGSAKVGFTAPSIDGQAEVIRAAQLIAGVSADTVGYIEAHGTGTALGDPIEIAALTQAFRADTERRGFCAVGSVKTNVGHLDAAAGVAGLIKAAMALKHRTLPPSLHFKKPNPQIDFAGSPFYVNAQCQPWPESSTPRRAGVSSFGIGGTNVHVVLEEAPRTQSVQAKILQASPWQVLPLSAKDEAALKVGRAHLAEHLRAHAETQPLEDVAHTLQAGRRPFAWRSAVVANQPSLAADMLAAPPALAPRAVNATPEVVFLFPGSGTQHALMGADLYRDSTVFREEMDRCIAALRRDSGVDLRPMLFPPAGEEQAANERLLRVEFAQPALFVVGYAMARWWMHCGVKPSLMLGHSLGEYVAACLAGVFSLEDALRIVAARGRLMQTLQPGAMTAVSLPEEELAPFLAMGCDLAAVNGEALSVLAGPLDAIERVEEALRAQQHVPRRLHVSIAFHSRLVDPIVAELERVVAAVPRRAPSIPFISNASGRPIAPEEATSPAYWGRHLRGTVRFADGLREIFATPGRAVLEVGPGETLAGLARQHSGSASAAGIWASQAHPQQLARNAPQLANAVAGLWTVGVDIDWAACRDGASRRRVPLPTYAFRRQRFWVDPSAAAPPSQNPAAGLFHVPVWKRTAPLLPAAQGTGSTGCTLILGDANSFTDRLARTLHARGTPVAVALRGKAFARTAALQYAVRPSERADHARLLREVEAEAGPVTQVFHLWSLDGGRAAASPAATFESGYFSLLALAQTLDPADGSQRAPMGLNVLTDGVEDVTGTEALTPEKATLRGLLKVLSQESPSITCRLLDVVLPVPESAAETDLARRVADEAVAVHDEAVVAYRGPHRWTRAFEPLAADTAGVQRLRRGGVYLITGGMGGVGLALARHLSKTWQARLVLLGRTPLPERAEWARLAEAADQPEALRRRLRQLIELEVGGAELLTVAADVTDPAQLRSALAAAHARFGALNGVVHAVIEPDHGMIAQRTPAQVQAAFAPKVAGTRALLDALAASDVSDASGRKPLDFVLLCSSIATLLGGLGLSDYAAANDYLDAFAAAHRRSSALPVFSVNWDAWRDVGAAAGKDMPEGMGLDERTGVLAFERIVNGPDLPQTVVSASPLAPRLHPLRSLLDAMDDTPDAPSEARAGYPRPVLQTLFVAPEGELEEGLAELWTEALGIAPVGVHDNLFELGGDSLLAIRLLSKVRKAYGVDLAPAAFFKAPTVAELAALVELRLIEEIERAEAGTTTSFAS from the coding sequence ATGTCCACCTTCAATGACGCCGCCTCCGAGCCCACCGGCCTCGAGATCGCCATCGTCGGCATGGCCGGGCGCTTTCCCGGCGCCAATGACGTCGATGCGTTCTGGCGCAACATCCGCGACGGCGTGGAGTCGGTGTCGCGCTTCACCGACGACCAGTTGCGCGAACGCGGCGTGCCGCAAAGCCTGCTGGACGACCCCGACTACGTGAAGGCCGGCGTGATGTTCGAAGGCTTCGACCAGTTCGATGCCGGCTTCTTCGGCTACACGCCGCGCGAGGCCGAGAACCTCGACCCGCAGCAACGCATCTTTCTTGAGTGCGCCTGGGCCTCGCTGGAGCATGCGGGCTGCGACGCCGAGCGCTGGCCCGGCAAGATCGGCGTATATGCGGGCGAGGGCGCCAACGTCTACCTGATCCGCAACCTGCTGCCCGCCTTCGGCCTGGGCGCGCACACCGGCATTGCCGACTTGCTGGGCCTGATGAACGGCAATTCTGGCGGTTCGCTGTGCACGCGCGTCGCCTACAAGCTCAATCTGCGCGGCCCCGCCGTGACCGTGCAGACCGCCTGCTCGACATCGCTCACGGCAGTGCACACCGCCTGCCAGGCCTTGCTGAGCCACGACTGCGACATGGCCCTGGCCGGCGGCGTGTGGCTCAACCTGCTGCAAGAGGGCGGCTACCGCTACCAAGCCGGCGCGATCCTCTCGCGCGACGGCCATTGCCGCGCCTTCGACGCCGACGCGGCCGGCACGGTGATCGGCAGCGGCGCCGGCGTGGTCGTGCTCAAGCGCCTCGACGAAGCGCTGCACGACGGCGACACCATCCACGCCGTCATCAAGGGCACCGCGGCCAACAACGACGGTTCGGCCAAGGTCGGCTTCACCGCGCCCAGCATCGACGGGCAGGCCGAAGTGATTCGCGCCGCGCAACTGATCGCAGGCGTCTCGGCCGACACCGTCGGCTACATCGAGGCGCACGGCACGGGCACCGCGCTGGGCGACCCGATCGAGATCGCCGCCCTCACGCAGGCCTTCCGCGCCGACACCGAACGGCGCGGCTTCTGCGCCGTCGGTTCGGTGAAGACCAACGTCGGCCACCTCGATGCCGCCGCCGGCGTCGCGGGCCTCATCAAGGCCGCGATGGCGCTCAAGCACCGCACGCTGCCACCGAGCCTGCATTTCAAGAAACCCAATCCGCAGATCGATTTCGCGGGCAGCCCGTTCTACGTGAATGCGCAATGCCAGCCTTGGCCGGAAAGCAGCACGCCGCGCCGCGCGGGCGTCAGCTCGTTCGGCATCGGCGGCACCAACGTGCACGTTGTGCTCGAAGAAGCGCCGCGCACACAGTCCGTGCAGGCGAAAATCCTGCAGGCGTCGCCATGGCAGGTGCTGCCGCTGTCGGCGAAGGACGAGGCCGCGCTGAAGGTGGGCCGCGCGCACCTGGCCGAGCACCTGCGCGCGCATGCCGAAACGCAACCGCTCGAAGATGTCGCCCACACGCTGCAGGCTGGCCGCCGGCCCTTCGCCTGGCGCAGCGCGGTGGTGGCGAATCAGCCGTCGCTGGCCGCGGACATGCTCGCCGCACCCCCGGCCCTCGCGCCGCGTGCGGTGAACGCGACGCCCGAGGTGGTGTTCCTGTTCCCGGGCAGCGGCACGCAGCACGCGCTCATGGGCGCGGACCTCTACCGCGACAGCACTGTTTTTCGCGAGGAGATGGACCGCTGCATCGCCGCGCTGCGCCGCGACAGCGGCGTCGACCTGCGTCCGATGCTCTTTCCGCCGGCCGGCGAGGAGCAAGCCGCCAACGAGCGGCTGCTGCGCGTGGAATTCGCGCAGCCCGCGTTGTTCGTCGTCGGCTATGCGATGGCGCGCTGGTGGATGCATTGCGGCGTCAAGCCGTCGCTCATGCTCGGTCACAGCCTGGGCGAGTACGTTGCGGCCTGCCTGGCCGGCGTGTTCTCGCTCGAAGACGCGCTGCGCATTGTTGCCGCGCGCGGGCGCCTCATGCAGACGCTGCAGCCGGGCGCGATGACCGCCGTGTCACTGCCTGAAGAAGAACTGGCGCCATTCCTGGCCATGGGCTGCGACCTCGCCGCGGTGAACGGCGAGGCGCTCAGCGTGCTCGCCGGGCCACTCGATGCGATCGAGCGCGTGGAAGAGGCATTGCGCGCGCAGCAGCACGTGCCACGCCGCCTGCACGTGTCCATCGCCTTTCATTCGCGCCTGGTCGACCCGATCGTCGCGGAGCTGGAGCGCGTGGTGGCCGCGGTGCCTCGCCGTGCACCGTCGATTCCGTTCATCTCCAATGCCTCGGGTCGGCCCATCGCGCCCGAGGAGGCCACCAGCCCCGCGTACTGGGGGCGGCACTTGCGCGGCACGGTGCGCTTCGCAGACGGCCTGCGCGAGATCTTCGCCACGCCGGGGCGCGCGGTGCTCGAAGTGGGGCCGGGCGAAACGCTCGCCGGGCTGGCGCGCCAGCATTCCGGCAGCGCCTCGGCCGCCGGCATCTGGGCCAGCCAGGCGCACCCGCAGCAGCTCGCGCGCAATGCGCCGCAACTCGCGAACGCGGTGGCGGGCCTGTGGACCGTGGGTGTCGATATCGACTGGGCTGCCTGCCGCGACGGCGCCAGCCGCCGCCGCGTGCCGCTGCCGACCTATGCCTTCCGACGCCAGCGCTTCTGGGTCGATCCCTCGGCGGCGGCACCGCCTTCGCAGAACCCGGCGGCGGGGCTCTTTCACGTCCCGGTGTGGAAGCGGACCGCGCCGCTGCTGCCGGCGGCGCAAGGCACTGGCAGCACGGGTTGTACGCTGATCCTCGGCGATGCGAACAGCTTCACCGACCGGCTCGCGCGCACGCTGCATGCGCGGGGAACGCCGGTGGCTGTCGCGCTGCGCGGCAAGGCGTTCGCGCGCACGGCCGCGCTGCAATACGCGGTGCGGCCTTCCGAGCGCGCCGACCATGCGCGCCTGCTGCGCGAGGTCGAAGCCGAGGCAGGCCCGGTGACACAGGTCTTTCACCTGTGGAGCCTCGATGGCGGTCGTGCCGCCGCATCGCCTGCCGCGACTTTCGAGTCCGGCTATTTCAGCCTGCTCGCATTGGCGCAGACCCTCGACCCGGCCGACGGCTCGCAGCGTGCGCCCATGGGGCTGAACGTGCTCACCGATGGCGTCGAAGACGTCACCGGTACCGAAGCCCTGACACCCGAGAAGGCGACCTTGCGCGGACTTTTAAAAGTGCTGAGCCAGGAGTCGCCGTCGATCACTTGCCGGCTGCTGGACGTGGTGCTGCCCGTGCCGGAGAGCGCGGCCGAAACCGATCTCGCGCGCCGCGTCGCCGACGAGGCCGTGGCCGTGCACGACGAGGCTGTCGTCGCCTACCGTGGCCCGCACCGCTGGACCAGGGCCTTCGAGCCGCTCGCGGCCGACACCGCGGGCGTGCAGCGGTTGCGCCGGGGCGGCGTGTACCTCATCACTGGCGGGATGGGCGGCGTGGGCCTCGCGCTCGCGCGCCACCTGAGCAAGACATGGCAGGCCCGGCTGGTGCTTCTCGGGCGCACGCCCTTGCCCGAGCGCGCGGAATGGGCGCGCCTGGCCGAAGCGGCCGACCAGCCGGAGGCGCTGCGCCGCCGGCTGCGGCAACTCATCGAACTGGAAGTGGGCGGCGCCGAGTTGCTGACCGTCGCCGCCGACGTGACCGATCCTGCCCAGCTGCGCAGCGCACTGGCAGCGGCGCATGCGCGCTTCGGCGCGCTGAACGGCGTGGTGCACGCGGTCATCGAACCCGACCACGGGATGATCGCGCAGCGCACGCCGGCGCAGGTGCAGGCGGCCTTCGCACCCAAGGTCGCGGGCACGCGGGCGCTGCTCGATGCGCTCGCTGCATCCGATGTATCCGATGCATCCGGCCGGAAGCCGCTCGACTTCGTGCTCCTGTGCTCTTCCATCGCCACGCTGCTCGGCGGCCTCGGGTTGAGCGACTATGCCGCCGCCAACGACTACCTCGATGCCTTCGCCGCCGCGCACCGGCGTAGCTCCGCGCTGCCGGTGTTCTCGGTCAACTGGGACGCCTGGCGCGACGTGGGCGCCGCGGCCGGCAAGGACATGCCCGAGGGCATGGGCCTGGACGAACGCACCGGCGTGCTGGCCTTCGAGCGCATCGTCAACGGGCCGGACCTGCCGCAGACGGTGGTGTCCGCATCGCCGCTCGCGCCGCGCCTGCACCCGCTGCGCAGCCTGCTCGATGCGATGGACGACACGCCCGACGCTCCGTCCGAAGCGCGTGCGGGCTATCCGCGCCCGGTGCTGCAGACGCTCTTCGTGGCGCCCGAAGGCGAACTCGAAGAGGGGCTCGCCGAACTGTGGACCGAAGCGCTTGGCATCGCGCCCGTGGGCGTGCACGACAACCTGTTCGAGCTGGGCGGCGATTCGCTGCTGGCCATCCGCCTGCTGTCGAAGGTGCGCAAGGCCTACGGCGTGGACCTGGCCCCCGCCGCCTTCTTCAAGGCGCCCACGGTCGCCGAACTGGCCGCGCTGGTGGAACTGCGCCTGATCGAGGAGATCGAGCGCGCCGAGGCCGGCACCACCACGAGTTTTGCATCATGA
- a CDS encoding non-ribosomal peptide synthetase: protein MNELLATQSGGPRPRNFVAHLRALAEQRPDDVWLTVVDEADGVYSELPITYAAFERRVRALAARLQQQFAKGERALVMLDNGDHYAVSMLACFYCGVIAVPVFPPESTRPQHLARLTGVAADSQARCVLTSTAFSEAMASAGSQFGEVALVAVDAIDPALADAWQPFEPADEDVAFLQYTSGSTSAPKGVIVTHGNLMANEHAIQVGMGIGPDDKFVSWAPLYHDMGLIGGLMQPLYSGIPLVLTSPRYFLERPVRWFELISRHRATLSGGPDFSFRLCLERVKDAQIAQLDLSSWRVAYTGAEPVRADTEFEFIERFAPAGFDPGAVYPCYGLAEATLFVTGGQRGSGMVARGFSADGLASGAGTPSEGGTLLVGCGGVAVHHEIEIVEPATLSTAAPGRIGEIWAHGPSIGAGYWGKELESRETFVERAGRRWLRTGDLGFVCDGELYVTGRIKDLIIVRGHNIYPQDIERVIEAEVDAVRKGRVAVFATSGPAGEGIGAAAEVSRSMQKLVPPQVLVEALSAAVSEVFGEPLSAVLLLNPGGMPKTTSGKLQRSACRAGWLDRSADAYAIYERGAFIKGGPVETQAEVPVLDETERAVDAVWREVLRPADAKPFARDAHFFIRGGSSLTATQVAARISGHWDIDYPVRLMFERPRLHESAAAIRERLKQGVHARPAPIALLPAERRLHALPLSHAQERQWFLWQLDPASAAYHMSGALRLTGALQADALQDALDDLVARHESLRTVFRAGSDGIAVQWIKPSGMLALEVIDLRDVPTAEREARLEGETRRIKSAPFDLTQGGLLRVALIRLADETQVLAVVMHHIVSDGASMQVLIDEFAAGYAARLLGRPAALPVPRVQYADYAVWQREWLAAGEAQRQLDWWRAQLGDEHPVLELRTDHPRKPQASYNAARHAFELPAPLLGQLRNLAQSENATLFMVLLAGLQALLHRYTGQEEIRVGAAIANRNRVEFENVIGLFVNTLVLRNPIDGRTPVLRVLAQAREAVLGAQAHQDLPFEQLVQRLQPERSMSHSPLFQVIFNHLFEDRRALQRLHGVEVSDHVLPDLQTQFDWVLEARERPDGRLLLDVIYAEDLFERETIARMAQHYVAVLGALCADAGCAVGDIDLLRAPEKSQLAQWGVNAHREPQPEPVHHAIARHAAQQPDAIALLFGDEALSFAELDRRANRLAHRLIALGVRPDMRVGIAMERSVEMVVGILGILKAGGAYLPLDPEYPVQRLDYMVEDSGIALLLVHRATRDLIAGRPGLAKLEVDGSYFADQPEDDPQVALHAENLAYVIYTSGSTGKPKGAAVRHAALHSCMAWMQQTYGLTRDHTVLHKAPFGFDVSVWEMFWPMTAGARLVVANPGDHRDPERLVQLIQRHQITTLNFVPSMLQAFLAHPGIEASTRLQHIICGGEAMPAETQKETLQRLGGATLQNLYGPTEATIHVTRWTCHLESDGSGQSLVPIGQPISDTQCHVLDAALNMVPRGVAGELYLGGVSLARGYLGKPGLSAERFVANPYGQGDRLYRTGDLVRWNTEGQIEYLGRIDHQVKIRGFRIELGEIEAQILAQPEVREAVVVAREGAGGASLVAYIAAHADRAVDTAALRERLAQVLPDYMVPRAIVTLPALPLNANGKVDRKALPEPEGLGRASTYEAPQGHAARTLAAIWSEVLQVEQVGLHDNFFDLGGHSLLLIRAHRLLEDRLQATFPLVNLFKYPTVESLARWIEQGGAQAAAASTAGGNERALRQRAAMLQRRKAAERVN, encoded by the coding sequence ATGAATGAACTGCTCGCGACGCAATCCGGCGGCCCGCGCCCGCGCAATTTCGTGGCACACCTGCGCGCACTGGCCGAACAGCGTCCGGACGACGTCTGGCTCACCGTGGTCGACGAGGCCGATGGCGTCTACAGCGAGCTGCCCATCACCTATGCCGCCTTCGAGCGCCGCGTTCGTGCGCTCGCGGCACGGCTGCAGCAGCAGTTCGCCAAGGGCGAGCGCGCGCTCGTCATGCTCGACAACGGCGACCACTATGCCGTGAGCATGCTGGCTTGCTTCTACTGCGGCGTGATCGCGGTGCCGGTGTTTCCGCCGGAGTCGACGCGGCCCCAGCACCTCGCGCGGCTCACCGGCGTGGCGGCTGATTCGCAGGCGCGTTGCGTGCTGACATCGACCGCTTTCAGCGAAGCGATGGCCTCGGCCGGCAGCCAGTTCGGCGAGGTGGCCCTCGTCGCCGTCGACGCGATCGACCCCGCGCTCGCCGATGCGTGGCAGCCCTTCGAGCCGGCGGACGAAGACGTCGCCTTCCTGCAATACACCTCGGGTTCGACCTCGGCGCCCAAGGGCGTCATCGTGACGCACGGCAACCTGATGGCCAACGAGCATGCGATCCAGGTCGGCATGGGCATCGGCCCCGACGACAAGTTCGTTTCGTGGGCGCCGCTGTACCACGACATGGGCCTGATCGGCGGCCTGATGCAGCCGCTGTACAGCGGCATCCCGCTGGTGCTGACCTCGCCGCGCTACTTTCTCGAGCGGCCGGTGCGCTGGTTCGAACTGATCTCGCGCCATCGCGCCACGCTCAGCGGCGGCCCCGACTTTTCGTTCCGCCTGTGCCTGGAGCGCGTGAAAGATGCGCAGATCGCGCAACTCGACCTCTCGAGCTGGCGCGTGGCCTATACCGGTGCCGAGCCGGTGCGCGCCGACACGGAGTTCGAATTCATCGAGCGTTTTGCACCGGCCGGCTTCGACCCCGGCGCTGTCTATCCCTGCTACGGCCTCGCCGAGGCCACGCTGTTCGTGACGGGCGGCCAGCGCGGCAGCGGCATGGTCGCGCGCGGCTTCAGCGCCGACGGCCTGGCCAGCGGTGCCGGCACGCCGAGCGAAGGCGGCACGCTGCTGGTCGGCTGCGGCGGCGTCGCAGTCCACCATGAAATCGAGATCGTCGAACCCGCCACGCTGTCAACTGCGGCGCCCGGCCGCATCGGCGAGATCTGGGCCCACGGGCCGAGCATCGGCGCCGGCTATTGGGGCAAGGAACTCGAGTCGCGCGAGACTTTCGTCGAGCGTGCGGGCCGGCGCTGGCTGCGCACCGGCGACCTCGGCTTCGTCTGCGACGGTGAGCTTTATGTGACCGGCCGCATCAAGGACCTGATCATCGTGCGTGGCCACAACATCTATCCGCAGGACATCGAGCGCGTCATCGAGGCCGAGGTCGATGCGGTGCGCAAGGGCCGTGTCGCGGTCTTCGCAACCAGCGGGCCGGCGGGCGAAGGCATCGGCGCCGCGGCCGAGGTGTCGCGCAGCATGCAGAAGCTGGTGCCGCCGCAGGTGCTGGTCGAGGCGCTCAGTGCCGCGGTCAGCGAGGTGTTCGGCGAGCCGCTGTCGGCCGTGCTGCTGCTCAACCCGGGCGGCATGCCCAAGACCACCAGCGGCAAGCTGCAGCGCAGCGCCTGCCGCGCCGGCTGGCTGGACCGCAGCGCCGACGCCTATGCCATCTACGAACGCGGCGCTTTTATCAAGGGCGGCCCGGTCGAGACGCAAGCCGAAGTGCCCGTACTCGACGAGACCGAGCGCGCCGTCGACGCCGTCTGGCGCGAAGTGCTGCGGCCGGCCGATGCGAAGCCGTTTGCGCGCGATGCGCATTTCTTCATACGCGGCGGCAGCTCGCTCACCGCCACACAGGTCGCGGCACGCATCTCCGGTCATTGGGACATCGACTACCCGGTGCGGCTGATGTTCGAGCGCCCGCGGCTGCACGAGAGTGCGGCGGCCATTCGGGAGCGGTTGAAACAGGGCGTGCACGCACGGCCCGCGCCCATCGCGCTGCTGCCGGCCGAGCGCCGGCTGCATGCGCTGCCGCTGTCCCATGCGCAGGAGCGCCAGTGGTTCCTCTGGCAGCTCGATCCGGCGAGTGCGGCGTACCACATGAGCGGCGCGCTCCGCCTCACGGGCGCCTTGCAGGCCGATGCGCTGCAAGACGCGCTGGACGATCTTGTCGCGCGCCACGAATCGCTGCGCACCGTGTTCCGTGCGGGCAGCGACGGTATCGCCGTGCAATGGATCAAGCCCTCCGGCATGCTCGCGCTGGAAGTGATCGACCTGCGCGACGTTCCCACCGCCGAACGCGAAGCCCGGCTCGAGGGCGAAACCCGCCGCATCAAGAGCGCGCCCTTCGACCTCACCCAGGGCGGCCTGCTGCGTGTGGCGCTGATTCGCCTGGCGGACGAAACGCAGGTGCTCGCTGTGGTGATGCACCACATCGTGTCAGACGGCGCCTCGATGCAGGTGCTGATCGACGAGTTCGCCGCGGGCTACGCGGCGCGCCTGCTGGGTCGGCCGGCGGCACTTCCCGTGCCGCGCGTGCAGTACGCCGACTACGCCGTGTGGCAGCGCGAATGGCTGGCCGCCGGCGAGGCGCAGCGCCAGCTCGACTGGTGGCGCGCGCAGCTTGGCGACGAGCATCCGGTGCTCGAACTGCGCACCGACCATCCGCGCAAGCCGCAGGCCAGCTACAACGCGGCGCGGCATGCCTTCGAACTGCCCGCGCCACTGCTCGGCCAGCTGCGCAATCTCGCGCAGTCCGAAAACGCCACGCTGTTCATGGTGCTGCTGGCGGGCCTCCAGGCCCTGCTGCACCGCTACACGGGCCAGGAGGAAATCCGCGTCGGCGCCGCCATTGCGAACCGCAACCGCGTGGAGTTCGAGAACGTGATCGGCCTGTTCGTCAACACGCTGGTGCTGCGCAACCCGATCGATGGCCGCACGCCTGTGTTACGCGTGCTCGCGCAGGCCAGGGAAGCGGTGCTCGGCGCGCAGGCGCACCAGGACCTGCCCTTCGAGCAGCTGGTGCAGCGGCTGCAGCCCGAGCGCAGCATGAGCCACAGCCCGTTGTTCCAGGTGATTTTCAACCATCTGTTCGAGGACCGCCGTGCGCTGCAGCGCCTGCATGGCGTCGAGGTGAGCGACCACGTTCTGCCCGACCTCCAGACCCAGTTCGACTGGGTGCTGGAAGCCCGCGAGCGGCCCGACGGACGCCTGCTGCTCGACGTGATCTACGCCGAAGACCTGTTCGAGCGCGAGACCATCGCGCGCATGGCGCAGCACTACGTGGCGGTGCTCGGTGCGCTCTGCGCCGATGCGGGCTGCGCGGTGGGCGACATCGACCTGCTGCGCGCCCCCGAGAAGTCGCAGCTTGCGCAGTGGGGCGTGAACGCGCACCGCGAGCCGCAACCGGAACCGGTGCACCACGCCATCGCGCGGCATGCCGCACAGCAGCCCGACGCCATCGCACTGCTGTTCGGCGACGAGGCACTGAGCTTTGCCGAGCTCGACCGCCGCGCCAATCGCCTCGCCCACCGGCTGATCGCGCTCGGCGTCCGGCCCGACATGCGCGTGGGCATCGCGATGGAGCGCTCCGTCGAGATGGTGGTGGGGATCCTGGGCATCCTCAAGGCCGGTGGCGCCTACCTGCCGCTGGACCCGGAGTACCCGGTGCAGCGCCTCGACTACATGGTGGAAGACAGCGGCATCGCGCTGCTGCTCGTGCACCGTGCCACGCGCGACCTCATCGCGGGCCGCCCCGGCCTGGCCAAGCTGGAGGTCGATGGCAGCTACTTTGCCGACCAGCCCGAAGACGACCCGCAGGTCGCGCTGCACGCAGAAAACCTCGCCTACGTCATCTACACCTCCGGTTCCACCGGCAAGCCCAAGGGCGCGGCCGTGCGCCACGCGGCGCTGCACAGCTGCATGGCCTGGATGCAGCAGACCTACGGCCTGACCCGCGACCACACCGTGCTGCACAAGGCGCCATTCGGCTTCGACGTGTCGGTATGGGAAATGTTCTGGCCGATGACCGCGGGTGCGCGGCTGGTCGTTGCCAACCCCGGGGATCACCGCGACCCCGAGCGGCTGGTTCAGCTGATTCAGCGCCACCAGATCACGACGCTGAACTTCGTCCCCTCCATGTTGCAGGCCTTCCTGGCGCATCCGGGCATCGAGGCAAGCACTCGGCTGCAGCACATCATCTGCGGCGGAGAGGCCATGCCCGCCGAGACGCAGAAGGAGACGCTGCAGCGCCTCGGCGGCGCCACGCTGCAGAACCTGTATGGCCCTACGGAGGCCACCATCCACGTTACGCGCTGGACCTGCCACCTGGAGTCCGATGGCAGCGGCCAGAGCCTGGTGCCGATAGGACAGCCGATCAGCGATACCCAATGCCACGTGCTCGATGCGGCGCTGAACATGGTGCCGCGCGGCGTGGCCGGCGAGCTGTACCTGGGCGGCGTGAGCCTCGCGCGCGGCTATCTCGGCAAGCCCGGCCTGAGTGCCGAGCGCTTCGTGGCCAACCCCTACGGGCAGGGCGACCGGCTCTACCGCACCGGCGACCTCGTGCGCTGGAACACCGAGGGCCAGATCGAGTACCTGGGCCGCATCGACCACCAGGTGAAGATCCGGGGCTTTCGCATCGAGCTGGGCGAGATCGAGGCGCAGATCCTCGCGCAGCCCGAGGTGCGTGAAGCCGTCGTCGTGGCCCGTGAGGGCGCGGGCGGCGCCTCGCTGGTGGCCTACATCGCGGCGCATGCGGACCGGGCCGTCGACACCGCGGCACTGCGCGAGCGACTGGCGCAGGTGCTGCCCGACTACATGGTGCCGCGCGCCATCGTCACCTTGCCGGCGCTGCCGCTCAATGCGAACGGCAAGGTCGACCGCAAGGCGCTGCCCGAACCAGAGGGGTTGGGCCGAGCGAGCACCTACGAAGCGCCGCAAGGCCATGCGGCGCGCACGCTCGCGGCCATCTGGTCCGAAGTGCTGCAGGTCGAACAGGTCGGCCTGCACGACAACTTCTTCGACCTCGGCGGGCATTCGCTGCTGCTGATCCGCGCGCACCGGCTGCTGGAAGACCGGCTGCAGGCTACGTTCCCGCTGGTCAATCTCTTCAAGTACCCCACCGTCGAATCGCTGGCCCGGTGGATCGAGCAGGGCGGAGCGCAAGCCGCTGCCGCGTCCACCGCGGGTGGCAACGAACGTGCGCTGCGCCAGCGCGCCGCAATGCTTCAACGCCGCAAAGCGGCAGAGAGAGTCAACTGA